The Rhodocytophaga rosea genome has a segment encoding these proteins:
- a CDS encoding adenylate/guanylate cyclase domain-containing protein, whose protein sequence is MMIEKEHYVVEVTGEGIIPVSEKETLLEAALLARIPIFHECGGNARCSTCRVLVLEEAHALSPPNEKEKMLSDQMRFPPNVRLACQTRVKGKDVKVSRIIRDKSDISLYVGSNAGESTQQIGEEKELALFFLDIRNFTAFVETRFPFDVIHIIRKLFTTFLEKVEQNHGKIIETSGDGLYAVFGFDQDPETAVDWAVKAGFSILSGLEDLNENYFKIYFNQIIEIGIGINAGIAVGGNIRLGKENRMVVMGHAVNIAARLQNATKELNNNFIISADAFKLLSTPPHHYQTTFISLKGVSSPLQVYLLGEHYL, encoded by the coding sequence ATGATGATTGAAAAAGAACACTATGTGGTAGAGGTTACAGGTGAAGGCATCATACCGGTCAGCGAAAAAGAGACCCTACTGGAAGCAGCACTTCTAGCCCGTATTCCTATCTTTCATGAATGTGGAGGAAATGCTAGATGTTCCACTTGTAGGGTGTTAGTGTTAGAAGAAGCACACGCATTATCACCTCCCAATGAAAAAGAAAAAATGTTAAGTGATCAGATGCGATTTCCGCCTAATGTACGGCTCGCCTGCCAAACCAGGGTAAAGGGAAAAGATGTAAAAGTATCCCGTATCATCCGGGATAAGAGCGATATTAGTTTATATGTAGGATCAAATGCCGGAGAATCCACTCAACAAATAGGAGAAGAAAAGGAGCTGGCTCTTTTTTTTCTTGACATTCGCAATTTTACAGCTTTTGTAGAAACACGTTTTCCTTTTGATGTCATCCATATTATCAGAAAGCTTTTTACTACTTTTCTGGAAAAGGTTGAACAGAATCATGGAAAAATCATTGAAACGTCTGGAGATGGCCTGTATGCAGTATTTGGATTCGATCAGGACCCGGAAACGGCTGTTGACTGGGCAGTAAAAGCAGGCTTTTCAATCCTTTCAGGCCTGGAAGATTTGAATGAGAACTATTTTAAGATATATTTTAACCAGATTATAGAAATTGGCATTGGTATAAATGCAGGCATAGCTGTAGGAGGGAATATTAGACTTGGAAAGGAGAATCGCATGGTGGTAATGGGTCATGCGGTAAATATTGCTGCCCGTTTGCAAAATGCCACTAAAGAATTGAATAATAATTTTATTATATCAGCCGATGCTTTTAAACTATTATCCACTCCGCCTCATCATTATCAAACAACTTTTATTTCGCTAAAAGGAGTGAGCAGCCCTTTACAAGTATATTTACTTGGTGAACACTATTTGTAA
- a CDS encoding helix-turn-helix domain-containing protein encodes MARIATKVSLSESEKTELSSIIKKGTHKSRKITRARALLLMNSGKSRIEVQSEVGIDSNHYYRIKKRYFAGGLSNALEERPRSGQPPIITERLEAQITSMACSESPAGSAHWTLSLLNEKLVELNYVETISNESIRQVLKKAGLSLG; translated from the coding sequence ATGGCACGGATCGCTACTAAAGTAAGTTTGTCAGAATCAGAAAAAACCGAACTGAGCTCAATTATAAAAAAAGGAACGCACAAGAGTCGCAAAATAACTCGTGCAAGAGCCTTGTTACTAATGAATTCAGGTAAATCAAGGATTGAAGTTCAATCAGAAGTAGGCATTGACAGTAATCATTATTACCGCATTAAAAAGCGATATTTTGCCGGAGGCCTTTCTAATGCCTTGGAAGAACGCCCCAGAAGTGGTCAACCTCCCATCATTACAGAACGCTTGGAAGCACAGATTACCAGTATGGCTTGCAGTGAGTCGCCTGCCGGCTCTGCCCATTGGACTTTATCCTTATTGAATGAAAAACTTGTTGAACTTAACTATGTTGAAACTATATCCAATGAATCCATCCGGCAAGTTTTAAAAAAAGCAGGCTTAAGCCTTGGTTAA
- a CDS encoding IS630 family transposase: protein MWCIGIINGEYVATMEDVLDLYAQPQEEGIVRLCFDERPCQLIDHVLTPIPAKANCTQKQHQEYLRNGVCNVLLAYNMDTGQRHIKVTTTKTKADYSHFMQWVVKEHYPTETKIKLVQDNYQTHSYGAFYENLPFEEARQLKNKLEFHFTPKHGSWLNMAEMEFSSLARQCLDRRIANQEILESETLIWQKNRNLKAVKVNWSFTTEKARVKLKNRYIEISKINT, encoded by the coding sequence ATGTGGTGCATTGGTATCATCAATGGCGAATATGTTGCCACTATGGAAGATGTTTTAGATTTGTACGCTCAACCTCAAGAGGAAGGGATTGTCCGTTTATGCTTTGATGAACGTCCTTGTCAACTTATTGACCATGTGTTGACACCCATTCCGGCTAAAGCTAATTGCACACAAAAACAACATCAGGAATACCTAAGAAATGGCGTTTGTAATGTGCTACTGGCTTACAATATGGATACCGGGCAACGGCATATAAAGGTTACCACCACAAAAACTAAAGCTGATTATAGCCACTTTATGCAGTGGGTGGTCAAAGAACATTATCCAACTGAAACTAAAATCAAACTTGTTCAGGATAATTATCAAACCCATTCCTATGGGGCATTTTATGAAAATTTACCCTTCGAAGAGGCCCGGCAACTCAAAAATAAGCTGGAATTCCATTTTACACCTAAACACGGCTCGTGGTTAAACATGGCAGAAATGGAATTTTCATCCCTTGCACGCCAGTGCTTAGACAGACGAATCGCAAATCAGGAAATACTTGAATCCGAGACTCTTATTTGGCAAAAGAATCGAAATCTAAAAGCGGTAAAAGTCAACTGGTCGTTTACAACTGAGAAAGCTCGTGTAAAACTAAAAAACAGATACATAGAAATTAGCAAAATTAATACATGA
- a CDS encoding cupin domain-containing protein — MVSLSGKVHTLIAGEKLVIPKGVPHRWWNHSLSEVAEMKVIFEPALNTETFLEQFYGLSNDDKTKKDGSPHFLQLMTWVNEYQVFIQGPPLQLQVLMGYILGGIGRLLGFKNIILNTASSYNQPRIVAGVTSVLAI, encoded by the coding sequence ATGGTAAGCTTATCCGGAAAAGTCCATACACTAATTGCAGGCGAAAAATTAGTTATTCCAAAAGGCGTTCCTCACCGCTGGTGGAATCATTCCTTAAGTGAGGTAGCTGAGATGAAAGTTATTTTTGAACCAGCTTTAAATACAGAAACATTTTTGGAGCAATTTTATGGACTGAGCAATGATGATAAAACCAAAAAAGATGGGTCTCCACATTTTCTGCAACTTATGACATGGGTCAATGAGTACCAGGTATTTATCCAAGGGCCTCCTTTGCAACTTCAGGTGTTAATGGGATACATACTGGGTGGTATTGGCCGCTTGTTAGGCTTTAAAAATATTATCCTCAATACAGCCAGTAGCTACAATCAACCAAGGATAGTAGCAGGAGTAACTAGTGTTCTAGCAATTTAA
- a CDS encoding cupin domain-containing protein has protein sequence MATKNTSISNKRTGEKITWLETSMDTKGKWLSFQFEVAPGGNLPVTHYHPNQKETLWINKGISW, from the coding sequence ATGGCTACTAAAAATACAAGTATATCTAACAAAAGAACCGGAGAAAAAATCACATGGCTTGAGACATCTATGGACACCAAAGGTAAATGGCTTTCTTTTCAATTTGAGGTAGCTCCAGGTGGAAATTTACCCGTTACTCATTATCACCCAAACCAAAAGGAAACTCTCTGGATCAACAAAGGTATTTCATGGTAA